The region GCAGACCGGTCATTCCCAGCAAATTAGGGTGCTTAGGAGGTAACGAGCCAATGCCCATCAGCGTGGTAACCACCGGCAGGCCGCACTGCTCAGAAAACCGCGTAATTGCCTCACCGGCGTTGGCATTAATTACTCCGCCCCCGGCAACGATAACCGGCCGCTCGGCGGTACTGACCGCAGCGGCAGCTTTGGCGATGAGTTCTTCAAAATCGGGCGGCTGACGGCTGGCCGCCAGCTTAGGCAGTTCATCGTCAAGATCGTCAAATTGGTATTGATCTGTTTGAATATCGCGTGGTATATCAACAAGCACAGGACCCGGCCGCCCGGACTGGGCGATGCGAAAAGCCCGCTTGATAGTCTCCGGCAATTTGCTGATGTCTTTGACCAAAAAATTATGTTTGGTTATGGGCATGGTAATGCCGGTAATGTCAATCTCCTGAAAAGCGTCCCGGCCAATCAAACTTGTTTGCACTTGACCGGTGATGGCTACTACCGGTACTGAATCCATGAAAGCGTTAGCCAGACCGGTAACCAGATTAGTGGCGCCCGGCCCGGACGTAGCAATACATACTCCCACCCGGCCGCTGGCTCTGGCATAACCGTCAGCAGCATGGGCGGCTCCCTGCTCATGCACGGTCAGCACATGGTGAATCGACGAATCGTACAGCGCGTCATAGAGCGGCAATATTGTCCCGCCCGGATAGCCAAATACAGTGTCTACGCCCTGGTTTACGAGGCATGCGACAATAGCTTGTGCACCTGTCATGAGCATACACGATCACCCCAATCTGGCGATTACTTGACGACCCATTTCCTCGGTCGATACTTTGGTAAAGCCTTGCTGATAAATATCTGCGGTACGATACCCGTCGTCCAGAACTTGATTAACTGCTTTTTCAATCATGGCGGCCGCCTGTTCCTGCCCCAGCGAATACCTAAACAACATGGCTGCCGACAATATTGTTCCTAACGGATTAGCAATTCCCTTACCGGCTATGTCAGGAGCCGAACCGTGAATGGGCTCATATAAGCCGGTACCGTCGCCCAGACTGGCTGACGGCAAGAGACCGATGGAACCTGACAGTACTGCCGCTTCATCGCTTAAAATATCACCAAACAAATTGCTGGTGACAATTACGTCAAAACTGCCTGGGTTTAAAACCAACTGCATGGCACAGTTATCAACATACATATGATTAAGTTCTATATTCGCGAAGCCTTGCGCCACTTCGCCGGCCACTTTCCGCCACAGGCGGGAAGTGGCCAGCACATTGGCTTTATCGACTGATGTGACCTTACCTTTCCGGCCAATAGCCGCCCGGCAGGCCAACCGCACAATCCGCTCAATTTCCGGCCTGCTGTATACTTCGCTGTCGCAAGCCTGCTCGACACCGCTTACCACGGCGGCTTCCTGACGCGCGCCATAGTAGATGCCGCCGCTGAGCTCGCGGACAATAAGAATATCAACCGAGCTTACTATTTCAGGTTTGAGCGGCGACTGCCCGGCCAGTGCCGGAAAAACTTTAACCGGCCGCAGGTTAGCATATAACCCGAGCGCCTTGCGCAAGCCTAAAATCGCCTTTTCGGCCCGGAGTTCAGGGGCGACATTGTCCCATTTGGGGCCGCCGACCGCCCCCAGCAGCACCCCGTCGGCCTGGCGGCAGGCCTCGACGGTGTCCTCAGGCAGCGGCACACCGTATTCATCAATAGCCGCCCCGCCTGCTTGCTTGATTTGATGGGTAAAATTAAAACCGCACTTATCAGCCGCAGCTTGCGCCACGTTCAGGGCGGCTGCCGTAATTTCGGCGCCGATACCGTCACCGGGAATAACTACAATATGTTTACTCATGGTTACCCCCCTTGGCCGCAAGCAACTGGCGGGTATAGTTGACCAACCCGCCGGAACGGGCAATCTCCTGGATAAAGCCAGGCAGCGGCGGCACGGCAAATGTTTCGCCGGTGCTCACATTTTCAAGCGTACCGGCATCCAGGTCAACAGCCAATGTATCTCCGGCCTTAATATTAATGTCTCCTTCGCCCAGTTCAATCAGCGGCAGACCGATATTAATGGCATTGCGGTAAAATATGCGGGCAAAGCTTTCGGCTACCACACAGACAATACCGGCAGCCTTAAGGGCGCCTGGCGCATGTTCCCGCGACGAACCACAACCAAAGTTCTTACCGGCTACAATAATATCACCCTGCCGCACATTACCGGCAAAGGTTGGATCGATGTCTTCCATGGCATGAACGGCCAGTTCGCGCATATCGGCAGTGTTTAAATACCGTGCCGGGATAATTACATCTGTATCCACATTATCGCCATAACGCCACACTTTTCCTGAAAACTTCATATTATGCTACCTCCTCAGGCCCGGCAATCCGCCCCAAAACTGCGCTTGCCGCCGCTACTGCCGGACTGGCCAGATATACTTCACTGTCAACATGCCCCATCCGGCCGCGGAAGTTACGGTTGGTAGTGGCCACCGCCCGCTCGCCTTTGGCCAGGATGCCCATATGACCGCCGAGGCACGGGCCGCAAGTCGGGGTGCTGACTACCGCTCCGGCTTTTATAAATGTTTCAACATATCCGAGTTTGACTGCCTCAAGGTACACATCCTGGCTGCCGGGGATAATGATGGCCCGCACATCCTGATGCACTTGCCGCCCTTCGAGAATGGCGGCAGCCTGCCCCAAATCTTCAATCCGGCCATTGGTACATGAACCGATGACCACCTGATGAATAGGTGTAGGCTGAATGTCGCTCACCGGGCGCACGTTTTCCGGAAGATGCGGCAAAGCCACAACCGGAGTGAGCTCATCTAAGTTAATCGTGACTGTCCGCACATATTCCGCGTCAGTGTCGGCAGCAACCGGCGTATAGGGTTTCTTGACCCGGCGGGCCAAGTATTGTTTAGTAATGTCATCTACCGGGAATATCCCGTTCTTGGCCCCGGCTTCGATAGCCATATTGGCAATAGTCAGCCTGTCGGTCATGCTCAGTGATGCCACGCCTTCACCGGTAAACTCCAGTGACTGATACCGGGCCCCATCAACGCCAATCATGCCAATTAGTTTTAAGATAACGTCCTTGCCTGACACCCACTTAGACAACCGTCCGGTAAGTTCAACCTTAATGCTGGCCGGAACTTTAAACCAGGTCTCCCCGGTAGCCATGGCTGCCGCCATGTCAGTTGAACCGACGCCGGTGGCGAAAGCTCCCAGCGCGCCGTAAGTACAAGTATGCGAGTCAGCGCCGATAATGACTTCACCAGGAGCTACCAGCCCCTGTTCAGGCAATAGCACATGTTCTATGCCCATGCGCCCTACCTCAAAGTAGTGGGTAATATTGTGCCTGCGGGCAAATTCGCGCACGGTTTTAGCCATTTCAGCCGACTTGATATCCTTGTTGGGAGTAAAGTGATCAGGCACCAGCACAATCTTATCTTTATCAAAAACTGTATCGCTCATTTGTTCAAACTCTTTGATGGCCGGCGGAGCCGTGATGTCATTGCCCAGCACAACATCCAATTTGGCTTTGATAAGCTGGCCGGGAACAACCTCACTGAGTCCGGCATGAGCGGCAAATATCTTTTCCGTCATAGTCATGGGTCTAGCCATATGAGTTACCTCCCTGTAGCTTGCTGGTCTACGGGAAATCCGCATACAGCCAGCATTTTGTTAATAGCGTTGACATAAGCTTTAGCGCTTGCTTCAATGACGTCGGTAGAAAGGCCCCGGCCGCTAAATTTGCGCCCGTCCCGCTCAATCCACACCGTAGCTTCACCTAACGCGTCCTCCCCGGCGGTTACCGCTTTAAGCTGGTAATCGTGGAGGCCGATAGGAAAACCGACCGCTTGCTCAATAGCCTTAAAAGTGGCATCAACCGGACCATCACCAAAACAGGCGGCTTCACTCACTCCGGCGCTGGTTTTAAGCTGCACCGAGGCGGTAGCCAGCGTCTGGTTGCCGCTTACCACATGATGATACACCAGATTGTACCATTCAGGCCGGACTGCCGCTTTTTCGGCAACCATGGCCTCAATATCTTTATCAAAGACCATCTTTTTGCGGTCAGCCAGCTCCTTGAACTTAACAAACAAGTTATTTATAGTGTCGGCGTCCAATTCATAGCCCAAATGCTTAAGACGTTCTTCAAAAGCATGACGGCCCGAGTGCTTGCCAAGCACGATGGCATTCCGGCTAATCCCCACTGCCTCAGGACGCATAATCTCGTAAGTGAGCGAGTTATTGAGCACGCCGTGCTGATGGATGCCTGATTCATGGGCAAACGCATTATCGCCGACGATGGCTTTGTTTGGTGGTACAACAATACCGGTCAATGTGCTTACCAGGCGGGAAGTCCGGTAAATCTGCCGAGTGGCAATATTGGTTCCGGCGCGGTAATACTCCCGGCGGGTGTTTAACGCCATTACCAGTTCTTCCAGGGAAGCATTGCCTGCCCGCTCGCCCAAACCGTTGATTGTACACTCAACCTGGCCGGCGCCGGCTGCTATGGCAGCCAGCGAGTTGGCAACCGCCATTCCCAGGTCGTCATGGCAGTGGACGCTAACGACCGCCTGCTCAATATTAGGTACATGCTCGCGAATATAGGTAATCAGAGCGGCAAATTCAACCGGCGTGCTGTAGCCCACGGTATCGGGAATGTTGATAACATTGGCGCCGGCGGCAATGGCTCTGGTATATACCTGACACAGGTAATCCCAGTCAGAGCGCGAGGCATCTTCAGCGGAAAACTCGACATCAGGCACCAGGCTTTTGGCATAGCGCACCGCCTGTTCAGCCCGTTCAAGCACCTCATTCCGGCTCATTTTCAGCTTATGTTCAAGGTGAATATCACTAGTGGCAATAAAGGTATGGATGCGCGGCCTATCCGATTTCTTGACAGCTTGATAGGCAGTTTCAATGTCTTTTTGGTTGGCACGGGCCAGGCCGGCGATCAAGGGGCCTTTTACCCTGGCGGCAATCTGGCTGACAGCATCAAAATCGCCAGGCGAGGCAATCGGAAATCCAGCTTCAATGACATCGACCTTGAGCTTGGCTAGAGCTAGCGCGATCTCCACCTTTTCTTCTGTTTGCAGGCTTACTCCCGGCGTTTGCTCGCCATCACGGAGGGTAGTGTCAAATATTTGAATTTGTCTAGCTTCCATGTCATTACCTCGCTTTCTTCATTAGTTTAGATATCTATTTTTTTTGCAGCCAGGACATCATCGAACGCAGTTCTTTTCCCACGATCTCAATCTTATGAGCGGCTTCCTGACGGCGCTTGGCGTTAAACATCGGACGATTTGCCTGGTTTTCCAGGATCCAGTTTCTCGCAAAGCTGCCATCCTGAATTTCGGCCAAAATTTTCTTCATTTCATTGCGGGTTTCATCGGTAATAATCCGCCGGCCGGTCACATAATCACCATATTCGGCAGTGTCGCTGATCGAGTAGCGCATGGCGGCCATGCCGCCTTCATACATAAGGTCAACGATAAGCTTCATCTCGTGCAAACACTCAAAATAGGCCAGCTCAGGCTCGTATCCGGCTTCAACCAGGGTATCAAACCCGGCTTTAATTAACTCAGTCACGCCACCGCACAGGACTGCCTGCTCGCCGAAGAGGTCGGATTCGGTTTCATCTTTGAAGGTAGTTACCAATACGCCGGCCCGGGCACCGCCGATGCCTTTGGCATAAGCCAGGGCCAAATCCTGAGTATTGCCGTTAAAATCTTGATATACTGCCATAAGGCAAGGTACACCGCCACCTTCGGTAAATACCCGGCGTACCAGATGGCCAGGTCCTTTGGGGGCCACCATAAATACATCAACATTAGCCGGCGGGACAATCTGGTTAAAATGAATGTTAAAACCGTGGGCAAAGGCAAGGGCCGAACCCGGCTTTAAGTTGGGAGCAATTGATTCGGCATATACTTTAGCCTGCTTTTCATCAGGAATAAGGACCATGGTAATATCCGCCTGCGCTACTGCCTGGGCGACATCGGTAACTGTCAGGCCCTCTTCGCGGGCTTTACCGGCTGATTTGCTGCCTTCATGGAGGCCGACGATTACTTTAACGCCACTGTCTCTTAGATTCAATGCATGGGCGTGGCCCTGACTGCCGTAGCCGATGATGGCTACCGTCTTACCTTGCAGAAGTTCCCAGCGGGCATCTTGTTCATAATACATTTTGCTCATAATTTTCTCTCTCCCCATATTGATAAATTGTATTTTCACCC is a window of Sporomusaceae bacterium ACPt DNA encoding:
- the leuB gene encoding 3-isopropylmalate dehydrogenase, which produces MSKHIVVIPGDGIGAEITAAALNVAQAAADKCGFNFTHQIKQAGGAAIDEYGVPLPEDTVEACRQADGVLLGAVGGPKWDNVAPELRAEKAILGLRKALGLYANLRPVKVFPALAGQSPLKPEIVSSVDILIVRELSGGIYYGARQEAAVVSGVEQACDSEVYSRPEIERIVRLACRAAIGRKGKVTSVDKANVLATSRLWRKVAGEVAQGFANIELNHMYVDNCAMQLVLNPGSFDVIVTSNLFGDILSDEAAVLSGSIGLLPSASLGDGTGLYEPIHGSAPDIAGKGIANPLGTILSAAMLFRYSLGQEQAAAMIEKAVNQVLDDGYRTADIYQQGFTKVSTEEMGRQVIARLG
- the dmdB_3 gene encoding 2,3-dimethylmalate dehydratase small subunit, whose translation is MKFSGKVWRYGDNVDTDVIIPARYLNTADMRELAVHAMEDIDPTFAGNVRQGDIIVAGKNFGCGSSREHAPGALKAAGIVCVVAESFARIFYRNAINIGLPLIELGEGDINIKAGDTLAVDLDAGTLENVSTGETFAVPPLPGFIQEIARSGGLVNYTRQLLAAKGGNHE
- the dmdA gene encoding 2,3-dimethylmalate dehydratase large subunit, with amino-acid sequence MARPMTMTEKIFAAHAGLSEVVPGQLIKAKLDVVLGNDITAPPAIKEFEQMSDTVFDKDKIVLVPDHFTPNKDIKSAEMAKTVREFARRHNITHYFEVGRMGIEHVLLPEQGLVAPGEVIIGADSHTCTYGALGAFATGVGSTDMAAAMATGETWFKVPASIKVELTGRLSKWVSGKDVILKLIGMIGVDGARYQSLEFTGEGVASLSMTDRLTIANMAIEAGAKNGIFPVDDITKQYLARRVKKPYTPVAADTDAEYVRTVTINLDELTPVVALPHLPENVRPVSDIQPTPIHQVVIGSCTNGRIEDLGQAAAILEGRQVHQDVRAIIIPGSQDVYLEAVKLGYVETFIKAGAVVSTPTCGPCLGGHMGILAKGERAVATTNRNFRGRMGHVDSEVYLASPAVAAASAVLGRIAGPEEVA
- the leuA_2 gene encoding 2-isopropylmalate synthase — encoded protein: MEARQIQIFDTTLRDGEQTPGVSLQTEEKVEIALALAKLKVDVIEAGFPIASPGDFDAVSQIAARVKGPLIAGLARANQKDIETAYQAVKKSDRPRIHTFIATSDIHLEHKLKMSRNEVLERAEQAVRYAKSLVPDVEFSAEDASRSDWDYLCQVYTRAIAAGANVINIPDTVGYSTPVEFAALITYIREHVPNIEQAVVSVHCHDDLGMAVANSLAAIAAGAGQVECTINGLGERAGNASLEELVMALNTRREYYRAGTNIATRQIYRTSRLVSTLTGIVVPPNKAIVGDNAFAHESGIHQHGVLNNSLTYEIMRPEAVGISRNAIVLGKHSGRHAFEERLKHLGYELDADTINNLFVKFKELADRKKMVFDKDIEAMVAEKAAVRPEWYNLVYHHVVSGNQTLATASVQLKTSAGVSEAACFGDGPVDATFKAIEQAVGFPIGLHDYQLKAVTAGEDALGEATVWIERDGRKFSGRGLSTDVIEASAKAYVNAINKMLAVCGFPVDQQATGR
- the ilvC_2 gene encoding Ketol-acid reductoisomerase (NAD(+)); translated protein: MSKMYYEQDARWELLQGKTVAIIGYGSQGHAHALNLRDSGVKVIVGLHEGSKSAGKAREEGLTVTDVAQAVAQADITMVLIPDEKQAKVYAESIAPNLKPGSALAFAHGFNIHFNQIVPPANVDVFMVAPKGPGHLVRRVFTEGGGVPCLMAVYQDFNGNTQDLALAYAKGIGGARAGVLVTTFKDETESDLFGEQAVLCGGVTELIKAGFDTLVEAGYEPELAYFECLHEMKLIVDLMYEGGMAAMRYSISDTAEYGDYVTGRRIITDETRNEMKKILAEIQDGSFARNWILENQANRPMFNAKRRQEAAHKIEIVGKELRSMMSWLQKK